In Syngnathoides biaculeatus isolate LvHL_M chromosome 5, ASM1980259v1, whole genome shotgun sequence, the following are encoded in one genomic region:
- the tcea3 gene encoding transcription elongation factor A protein 3 isoform X6 produces the protein MTREEDLIRMARKLEKMVARNNTEGAIDLLKELKSFNMTLKLLQETRIGMSVNSIRKHCPDEEVIALAKVLVKEWKRLLGTSRRAAPRIARAGTIFPPPDGTPAHTHTHTPHTHTHADSGRPQTEKAAEEEEKKNVSESGKAAPSPNSSPRRLDGKQRHDSVPDPDQSVRDRNEKRTAQIKNKNGLGEKEKHPRKKHLKEKVGEEGKNPTEAENNHLEKRQNHVEDRLKETRKFSDFKPKEESRTERLMNAAPEEPARETCRLRPAGVQKPFFERKNSLDSKLSQPVKQQHSPDTKADRRGSDSKRGVSPPAKKLTSERRESQGSKAPQPGPPQRKPSTDHNGRKGKTEAPKTPTTPTSPTSPGFTAAGDPLPPHLTTGDSVRDKCIEMLAAALRTDNDYKDFGTNCDGMAAEIEARIFQEIKATDMKYKNRVRSRISNLKDPKNPGLRRNVLAGSIDLSRIATMSAEEMASDELKQLRNVLTQEAIREHQMAKTGGTTTDLLQCGKCKRKNCTYNQVQTRSADEPMTTFVLCNECGNRWKFC, from the exons ATGACGCGGGAGGAGGACCTCATCCGGATGGCCAGGAAGCTGGAAAAGATGGTGGCTCGGAATAACACG GAAGGCGCCATCGACCTGCTGAAGGAGCTCAAAAGTTTCAATATGACCCTCAAACTACTTCAG GAAACGCGGATCGGCATGTCTGTGAATAGCATCAGGAAGCACTGCCCAGACGAGGAGGTCATCGCCTTGGCAAAAGTCCTCGTGAAGGAGTGGAAAAGACTTTTGGGTACGTCCCGCCGGGCCGCGCCGCGGATCGCGCGCGCGGGTACGATTTTTCCCCCCCCTGACGGCACGccggcgcacacacacacacacacaccacacacacacacacacgcagactcCGGCCGACCTCAAACGGAAAAAGCggcggaagaggaggagaagaagaacgtTTCGGAGTCCGGGAAAGCGGCGCCGTCCCCGAACAGCTCACCCAG GAGATTGGACGGCAAACAGAGACATGATTCAGTGCCCGATCCAGATCAGTCCGTTAGAGACAGGAATGAAAAACGTACTGCGcagatcaaaaataaaaacggcCTCGGAGAGAAAGAAAAGCACCCGCGTAAGAAACACCTCAAAGAAAAAGTTGGAGAAGAAGGGAAAAATCCGACAGAAGCCGAAAACAACCATCTTGAGAAAAGACAGAACCACGTAGAAGATCGCCTCAAGGAGACCAGGAAGTTCAGTGACTTCAAACCCAAAGAGGAGAGCAGAACTGAGAGGCTGATGAACGCAGCACCAGAAGAACCCGCGAGGGAGACCTGCAGGCTTCGCCCTGCAGGTGTGCAAAAGCCGTTTTTCGAAAG GAAGAACTCTCTTGACTCCAAATTGAGCCAGCCAGTGAAACAACAGCATTCGCCTGACACGAAAGCCGACAG GCGGGGGTCGGACTCAAAGCGGGGCGTTTCACCTCCGGCCAAGAAGCTAACGTCTGAAAG GCGAGAGTCTCAAGGCTCAAAGGCCCCCCAGCCTGGACCGCCGCAAAGGAAGCCATCCACTGACCACAATGGAAG AAAGGGCAAAACCGAAGCCCCGAAAACTCCAACCACCCCCACCAGCCCCACGTCACCTGGTTTCACAGCCGCCGGAGACCCGCTGCCGCCACACCTGACCACCGGCGACTCCGTCCGAGACAAGTGCATCGAGATGCTGGCCGCCGCCCTGCGCACAGACA ATGACTACAAAGACTTTGGAACAAACTGCGACGGCATGGCGGCAGAGATCGAAGCTC GCATCTTCCAGGAGATCAAGGCCACCGACATGAAATACAAGAACCGAGTGAGGAGCCGCATCAGTAACCTGAAGGACCCCAAGAACCCTGGCCTGCGCAGGAACGTTCTCGCCGGAAGCATCGATTTGAGCCGCATTGCCACTATGAGCGCTGAG GAAATGGCGAGCGACGAGCTGAAACAACTGAGGAACGTCCTCACCCAGGAGGCCATCAGGGAGCACCAGATGGCCAAAACCGGGGGGACCACCACCGACCTGCTGCAGTGCGGGAAGTGCAAAAGGAAGAATTGCACCTACAATCAG GTGCAGACGCGCAGCGCTGACGAGCCCATGACAACGTTTGTCCTGTGCAACGAGTGTGGAAACCGCTGGAAG TTCTGCTGA